A single window of Acinetobacter wuhouensis DNA harbors:
- the gcvH gene encoding glycine cleavage system protein GcvH, with protein MNHPSDLKYASTHEWVKIEGDLVITGISDHAQDALGDLVYVEAPEVGSQVVSGAQAGVVESVKTASDIHAPVSGEVVEVNTALEDDPDFVNDDPYGKGWIYKIKPNNIADVEKLLSNSEYEAGL; from the coding sequence ATGAATCATCCTTCAGATTTGAAGTATGCAAGCACACATGAGTGGGTAAAAATTGAAGGTGATCTTGTGATTACTGGTATTTCTGATCATGCTCAAGATGCTTTAGGTGATTTAGTTTATGTTGAAGCACCAGAAGTTGGTAGCCAAGTTGTTTCAGGCGCACAAGCAGGTGTGGTTGAGTCTGTAAAAACTGCATCTGATATTCATGCACCTGTATCTGGTGAAGTGGTTGAAGTGAATACTGCACTTGAAGATGACCCAGATTTTGTCAATGATGACCCATATGGCAAGGGTTGGATTTATAAAATCAAACCTAACAATATTGCGGATGTTGAAAAGTTATTGAGCAATAGCGAATACGAAGCAGGTCTTTAA
- a CDS encoding 3-deoxy-7-phosphoheptulonate synthase, translated as MNALNIALQQNQTTETELSLPAQLKEKFPLEQHYALQIAEQRQTIQNILNGTDSRLMVITGPCSIHDEKSALEYASKLKKLQEKVADQIFIVMRTYIEKPRTTVGWKGFLYDPHLDGSADMQLGLEKSRQLYLDIIEMGLPIASEILSPMATGYFDDLLAWGAIGARTSESQIHREISSHMPYSIGFKNGTDGSIQIALDAIQSASHPHQFLGMSQKGTPSILQSLGNPLAHIILRGSNTGTNYDAVSIQHIRNKHQGKLPALVIDCSHGNSHKDPLKQPLVLQQIIQERHLTQVRGVMLESHLVDGNQKISCDMTYGQSVTDGCLGWDKTEKLLLDVAEQLSAKVLLETA; from the coding sequence ATGAATGCTTTAAATATTGCTTTACAACAAAATCAAACGACAGAAACTGAACTTAGTTTGCCTGCACAATTAAAAGAAAAATTTCCATTAGAACAACACTATGCATTGCAAATAGCAGAACAACGCCAAACGATCCAAAATATTTTAAATGGTACGGATTCTCGTTTAATGGTTATCACAGGACCATGTTCAATCCATGATGAAAAATCAGCACTTGAATACGCTTCAAAACTCAAAAAACTTCAAGAAAAAGTTGCAGATCAAATCTTCATAGTGATGCGTACTTATATTGAAAAACCACGTACAACAGTAGGTTGGAAAGGCTTTTTATATGACCCTCATTTAGATGGTTCTGCTGATATGCAACTCGGATTAGAAAAATCACGTCAGCTATATCTCGATATTATTGAAATGGGCTTGCCAATTGCAAGTGAGATTTTAAGCCCGATGGCAACAGGTTACTTTGATGATTTATTGGCTTGGGGTGCGATTGGCGCACGTACCAGTGAATCACAAATCCATCGTGAAATTTCAAGCCATATGCCATACAGTATTGGCTTCAAGAATGGTACAGATGGTTCAATTCAAATTGCTTTAGATGCAATTCAATCGGCAAGCCATCCTCATCAATTTTTAGGCATGAGCCAAAAGGGAACACCGAGTATTTTACAGAGCCTAGGTAATCCATTGGCGCACATCATCCTACGTGGTTCAAATACTGGGACAAATTATGATGCGGTGTCGATCCAACATATTCGCAATAAACATCAAGGAAAGTTACCTGCTTTGGTGATTGATTGTAGTCATGGCAATAGCCATAAAGACCCACTCAAACAACCGTTGGTACTACAACAAATTATTCAAGAACGTCATTTAACTCAGGTCCGTGGTGTGATGTTAGAAAGTCATTTGGTTGATGGCAATCAAAAGATTTCTTGTGATATGACTTATGGTCAGTCTGTGACTGATGGTTGTTTAGGCTGGGATAAAACTGAAAAATTATTGTTAGATGTCGCAGAGCAATTATCTGCGAAAGTTTTGTTGGAAACAGCTTAA
- a CDS encoding sensor domain-containing protein, producing MASITLPLDSNLNPVDSSANSIPVKVAQISNEVKQALDLMPHLVWMTKLGVGYCNTPLKQFIGIESNNICDTDWIKYLHPEDAEHIYNIWITAQKTGQNFEKECRIRNVDGHYQWFLLLAQSTEYGRKQFDWTITCTNIHDRALLLRETSESLRANTDMLDVSVDCIKIITPDGFVSHMNKSGCIALLGKEKVKTFGMEWLGLLPPEVREQGKKAIKQAAKGKNARFAGKSVFGNLTMYWDNILTPVVNEEGQTTSILCVSRDVTKQRIAEEKLRITSEFDEMTGLMNRRAFKKKLKTSITKAKDERGQIGLLLIDLDHFKHINDTLGHSAGDHLLKVLSKRLAHCLDENAYISRLGGDEFAVVIENIESNEQIINVSKKLLKQLEAPITYSGKLLNGGMSIGGSVYPVDAKDGSGLLKCADTALNDLKDRGRGGIRMFGVDMFEIAQMKAKQLDTARQIIRNNQIEPFYQPKVKLDDCSIIGFEALLRWRDEDSNIHSPATVVEAFNDFELATKISETMHNKIFTDMSAWISQGINVVPISINASPVEFMRDNYAEILLKRLAAYKIPHDLVEIEITEHILADRGYEYVVRALKKLKNSGVRIALDDFGTGHSSMTHLRDYPVDSLKIDYNFVNRMHEEKSIKAIVEGIAKLGPILSLDIIAEGIETVEQLDSLRAAGCKFGQGFLFSQAISADDAKQMLI from the coding sequence ATGGCGAGTATCACTTTACCTCTAGATTCGAATTTGAATCCAGTGGATTCGTCTGCCAATTCTATTCCTGTAAAAGTTGCACAAATTTCCAATGAGGTAAAACAAGCTTTGGATTTAATGCCACATTTAGTGTGGATGACTAAGCTTGGCGTGGGGTATTGCAATACTCCACTCAAACAATTTATTGGCATTGAGTCGAACAATATCTGTGATACCGACTGGATTAAATATTTACATCCTGAAGATGCGGAGCATATTTATAATATTTGGATCACTGCACAAAAAACAGGTCAAAATTTTGAAAAAGAATGTCGCATCCGTAATGTAGATGGACACTATCAGTGGTTTTTACTCCTTGCGCAAAGTACAGAATATGGTCGTAAACAATTTGATTGGACTATAACTTGTACCAATATTCATGACCGTGCATTGTTATTACGCGAAACCAGTGAGTCGTTACGTGCTAATACAGATATGCTAGATGTCAGTGTGGACTGTATCAAAATTATTACACCCGATGGTTTTGTTTCTCACATGAACAAATCAGGTTGTATTGCTTTACTTGGTAAAGAAAAAGTCAAAACCTTTGGCATGGAATGGCTTGGATTATTGCCACCAGAAGTTCGTGAACAAGGCAAGAAAGCAATCAAACAAGCGGCGAAAGGTAAGAATGCTCGTTTTGCAGGAAAAAGTGTCTTTGGTAATTTGACCATGTATTGGGACAATATTCTGACTCCTGTGGTGAATGAAGAAGGGCAAACCACCAGTATTTTATGTGTATCTCGTGATGTCACGAAACAAAGAATTGCTGAAGAAAAACTCCGTATCACCAGTGAGTTTGATGAAATGACGGGCTTAATGAACCGTCGAGCATTTAAAAAGAAATTAAAAACATCAATTACGAAAGCAAAAGACGAACGTGGTCAAATTGGTTTGTTATTGATCGATTTAGACCACTTTAAACATATTAATGACACATTGGGACATTCTGCTGGTGACCACTTGCTTAAAGTATTGTCTAAGCGACTTGCACATTGCTTAGATGAAAATGCTTATATTTCAAGATTGGGTGGTGATGAATTTGCTGTTGTGATTGAAAATATTGAAAGTAATGAACAAATTATAAATGTTTCAAAAAAACTCTTAAAGCAACTCGAAGCACCAATTACATATAGTGGTAAGTTGCTGAATGGGGGAATGAGTATTGGTGGGTCGGTTTACCCAGTAGATGCTAAAGATGGTTCTGGTCTATTAAAATGTGCAGATACTGCACTCAATGATTTAAAAGATCGTGGTCGTGGTGGCATTCGTATGTTTGGCGTAGATATGTTTGAAATTGCCCAAATGAAAGCCAAGCAACTCGACACGGCGCGTCAGATTATCCGTAATAATCAAATTGAACCGTTTTATCAACCTAAAGTTAAGTTGGATGATTGCTCAATCATTGGCTTTGAAGCTTTACTCAGATGGCGTGATGAAGATAGCAATATACATTCACCAGCGACAGTTGTTGAAGCTTTTAATGATTTTGAGTTAGCGACCAAAATCAGTGAAACCATGCATAACAAAATTTTTACTGATATGTCAGCGTGGATTTCGCAAGGAATTAATGTTGTTCCGATCTCAATCAATGCTTCGCCAGTAGAATTTATGCGTGATAATTATGCTGAAATTTTATTGAAGCGTTTGGCTGCTTATAAAATTCCACATGATTTAGTTGAAATCGAAATTACTGAACATATTCTGGCTGATCGCGGTTATGAATATGTAGTACGTGCTTTGAAAAAGTTGAAAAATTCGGGAGTACGGATTGCCTTGGATGATTTTGGTACAGGGCATTCTTCAATGACCCATTTACGTGATTATCCAGTAGATTCATTGAAAATTGATTATAATTTTGTCAATCGCATGCATGAAGAAAAGTCAATCAAAGCCATTGTCGAAGGGATTGCCAAACTTGGACCAATTTTATCATTGGATATTATTGCTGAAGGTATTGAAACGGTTGAACAACTTGATAGTTTAAGAGCAGCAGGTTGTAAATTTGGACAAGGCTTTCTATTTAGCCAAGCTATCAGTGCCGATGATGCTAAACAAATGTTAATTTAA
- a CDS encoding MBL fold metallo-hydrolase: MNPLVQDFFDENTNTFSYVVTDPKTQYCAIIDSVLDYDASSATTQTTHADQIIAYINKNQFKVQWILETHVHADHLTASQYLKAQLGGQIAMSEKITIVQDIFSKIYNIDIKALNSHQSFDHLFKDHEHFMIGEMDAYNIPTPGHTPACLSYVVGDAVFVGDTLFMPDYGTARCDFPKGSASQLFDSVNEIYKLPDHMRMYLCHDYLPESRQHYVYQTTIKTQRDENIHIHTGITKQDFISMREQRDATLSMPKLILPAIQINMDGGKFPEPEVNGLRYLKLPLNYFNG, encoded by the coding sequence ATGAATCCACTGGTTCAAGATTTTTTTGATGAAAATACCAATACCTTTAGTTATGTCGTAACAGACCCTAAAACTCAGTATTGTGCAATTATTGACAGTGTTTTGGATTATGATGCCTCATCAGCAACAACGCAGACGACACATGCAGATCAAATTATTGCCTATATCAATAAAAATCAGTTTAAAGTTCAGTGGATACTTGAAACACATGTGCATGCAGATCACTTAACTGCTTCACAATATTTAAAAGCACAGTTAGGTGGTCAAATCGCCATGAGCGAAAAAATCACTATTGTGCAAGATATTTTTTCAAAGATTTATAACATCGATATTAAAGCGCTAAATTCTCATCAATCGTTTGATCATTTATTTAAAGATCATGAACATTTTATGATTGGTGAAATGGATGCGTACAATATTCCAACGCCAGGGCATACACCTGCGTGTTTAAGCTATGTGGTTGGTGATGCTGTATTTGTTGGAGATACCTTATTCATGCCTGATTATGGGACTGCACGTTGTGACTTTCCAAAGGGCAGTGCTTCTCAGTTATTTGATTCAGTCAATGAAATCTATAAACTTCCAGATCATATGCGGATGTATTTATGTCATGATTATTTGCCTGAGTCACGACAACATTATGTATATCAAACCACGATTAAAACTCAACGTGATGAAAATATACACATTCATACAGGCATTACCAAACAAGATTTTATCAGCATGCGTGAACAACGAGATGCAACATTATCTATGCCGAAATTAATTTTACCTGCAATTCAAATTAATATGGATGGTGGCAAATTTCCTGAACCAGAAGTCAATGGTTTACGTTATTTAAAATTACCTTTAAATTATTTTAATGGATGA
- a CDS encoding DUF6691 family protein — MKNILAFVFGGLFSIGLMISGMSNPAKVIGFLDLFGQWDPSLAFVMIGAILVAFIPFQLAIRKPVTVFNEPIDLPKNNQLDKKLLSGAFIFGIGWGIAGICPAPAFTLIGLGYYQAAYFIIAMLVGVLIHRKVAGA; from the coding sequence ATGAAAAATATTCTAGCATTCGTATTCGGTGGCTTATTCTCCATAGGTTTGATGATTTCAGGCATGTCAAATCCTGCAAAAGTAATCGGTTTCCTTGATCTATTTGGACAGTGGGATCCAAGTCTAGCATTTGTAATGATTGGTGCAATTCTTGTTGCATTTATCCCGTTTCAGTTAGCGATCCGCAAACCCGTAACAGTGTTCAATGAACCGATTGATTTACCAAAGAATAATCAACTTGATAAAAAACTACTTTCAGGTGCATTTATTTTCGGAATCGGTTGGGGAATTGCGGGGATTTGTCCAGCACCTGCTTTTACTTTGATTGGTTTGGGATATTATCAAGCTGCATATTTTATTATTGCAATGTTAGTTGGGGTTTTGATTCACCGTAAAGTTGCTGGAGCATAA
- a CDS encoding YeeE/YedE family protein, protein MHSFVLAFLGGILLGLAVVGYLFVNGRIAGISGLIAQVLNPQSLFKTPALWFLLGLFITPFAYGLFFKPEIVMVHSEPILLIVAGVLVGFGTRLGSGCTSGHGICGMSRLSVRSIVATCTFMLAGFMTVYVMRHVIGA, encoded by the coding sequence ATGCACAGTTTTGTACTTGCCTTCTTAGGAGGGATTCTTCTTGGACTCGCAGTGGTTGGCTATTTATTTGTAAATGGTCGTATTGCAGGGATTAGTGGCTTGATTGCACAAGTGCTGAATCCACAAAGCTTGTTTAAAACCCCTGCTTTATGGTTCTTATTGGGTTTATTTATTACGCCATTTGCGTATGGTCTATTTTTTAAGCCTGAAATTGTCATGGTGCATTCAGAACCCATTTTATTGATCGTCGCAGGGGTGTTGGTCGGTTTTGGGACTCGCTTGGGTTCAGGTTGTACCAGTGGTCACGGTATTTGCGGAATGAGTCGTTTATCTGTTCGTTCAATCGTCGCAACTTGTACATTCATGCTCGCAGGATTTATGACTGTCTATGTGATGCGCCATGTGATAGGAGCTTGA
- a CDS encoding zeta toxin has product MRQPRIRMFAGPNGSGKSTIKEYLAPHQIGAYLNADELEKQLYATQSLALDDFHRDLSASALLEFLKQKKRKKDQKFIPLLSTEPKIIDDSLIIFEIQEIDSYLCARIIDFIRFEFLRLKISFTFETVMSHISKVEFLREAQEHGFKTYLYYVATVDPEINIGRVYYRVNTGGHAVPEQKIRERYYRSLDLLMSAIEASDRAYIFDNSSHGEKASFIAEIEKAEVLKLNPAVELFPKWFVEKVLDEFS; this is encoded by the coding sequence ATGCGTCAACCGAGAATAAGAATGTTTGCTGGTCCCAATGGATCAGGTAAAAGCACCATTAAAGAATATTTAGCGCCCCATCAAATCGGGGCGTACTTAAATGCAGATGAATTAGAAAAGCAGCTTTATGCAACGCAAAGTTTGGCTTTGGATGATTTTCATCGTGATTTATCTGCATCAGCATTGTTAGAATTTTTAAAACAAAAAAAGCGCAAAAAAGATCAGAAATTCATTCCTTTATTATCGACCGAGCCAAAAATCATTGACGATAGCCTCATCATTTTTGAAATTCAGGAAATAGATTCCTATTTATGTGCACGGATTATTGATTTTATTCGTTTTGAATTTTTACGTCTAAAAATCAGTTTTACCTTTGAAACGGTGATGTCACATATCAGCAAGGTTGAATTTTTACGTGAAGCACAGGAGCATGGTTTTAAAACCTATTTGTACTATGTCGCGACAGTAGATCCTGAGATTAATATTGGACGTGTGTATTATCGAGTCAATACAGGTGGGCATGCTGTACCTGAACAAAAGATTCGTGAGCGCTATTATCGAAGTTTGGATTTACTCATGTCTGCGATTGAAGCATCAGATCGCGCTTATATTTTTGACAATTCTAGTCATGGTGAAAAAGCATCTTTTATTGCAGAGATTGAAAAAGCAGAAGTATTAAAATTAAATCCTGCGGTTGAGTTGTTTCCAAAATGGTTTGTTGAAAAAGTCTTGGATGAATTTAGTTAA
- a CDS encoding ArsR/SmtB family transcription factor: MSNDLEIDVMRESASSVVTILKSLANTDRLLILCHLAQEELNVSQIEEKTQINQPTLSQQLMMLRKSDAVSTRRDGKQIYYSIKDEKMTVVLTTLYDLYCPKV, from the coding sequence ATGTCTAATGATCTTGAAATTGATGTAATGCGTGAATCAGCATCATCCGTTGTGACTATTTTAAAATCTTTAGCCAATACAGATCGCTTACTCATTTTGTGTCATCTTGCTCAAGAAGAGCTGAATGTTTCGCAAATCGAAGAAAAAACTCAAATCAATCAGCCTACATTATCCCAACAGCTCATGATGTTGCGTAAAAGTGATGCTGTATCTACTCGCCGTGATGGAAAGCAAATTTATTATTCCATCAAGGATGAAAAAATGACGGTAGTATTGACCACTTTATATGACTTATATTGCCCTAAAGTTTAA
- a CDS encoding SulP family inorganic anion transporter yields the protein MSDSKIHLSKIFPAWQWLQDYSKPKFRADLLAALIVIAMLVPQGMAYAMVAGLPPVTGLYASILPMIVYAMVGGSPTLSIGPVALISMMTFATLSPLYEVGSPVYIQAACLLALLVGILSTLLGIFRFGFLIRLISHPVIKSFIIASAVLIALSQVKFLVDVPLKSGNVVEFIHSAWQYLSLTNLQTLVFGLFAILFLIYAPKFLNSDLFKSFAHSMPFLIKALPLFLVFISIALVHFLHIDQYGIKTVGEIPSGFPPISMPFWSWDLLVQLLPGAAMITMVSFVESISIAQATAFQQRSELNSNQELVALGLANFSAGITASFPVTGSLSRTVVNADAGARTPMAGVLSSIFIVIVSLYFTGVFKELPLAILAATIIVSIWKLVDFKPFVDSWRYSKADGIAMWVTFFGVLCIDISTGLIIGIVSTFLLLLWRISRPHIAVIGLVEGTQHFRNISRHDVLTSTNIVSIRIDENLTFLNANTLKEFVISEVSKHPDLHHVVINCSSISNIDLSALETLEEINNELNKLNILTHLSEVKGPVMDRLKQSNLIDELSGKIYLTHYQAMHELDAQTFC from the coding sequence ATGTCTGACTCCAAGATTCATCTCAGTAAAATTTTTCCTGCTTGGCAATGGCTTCAAGATTATTCAAAGCCAAAATTTCGAGCTGATTTACTCGCAGCATTAATTGTCATTGCCATGTTGGTTCCGCAAGGCATGGCGTATGCGATGGTTGCTGGCTTACCTCCTGTAACAGGCTTATATGCCAGTATTTTACCGATGATTGTGTATGCAATGGTGGGTGGAAGTCCGACACTTTCAATCGGTCCAGTTGCGCTGATTTCAATGATGACCTTTGCAACACTTTCTCCCCTATACGAAGTTGGATCACCTGTTTATATTCAAGCGGCATGTCTTTTAGCACTTTTGGTTGGCATACTTTCGACCTTATTGGGTATTTTCCGTTTTGGTTTTCTCATTCGTTTAATCAGTCATCCTGTGATTAAAAGTTTTATTATTGCTTCTGCGGTATTAATCGCATTGAGTCAGGTCAAATTCCTCGTTGATGTTCCTTTAAAATCTGGAAATGTGGTTGAATTTATACACAGTGCTTGGCAATACCTCAGTTTAACCAATCTTCAAACCTTGGTTTTTGGCTTATTCGCAATTCTATTTTTAATTTATGCACCAAAATTTTTAAATAGCGACCTATTTAAATCTTTTGCGCATTCAATGCCTTTTTTAATCAAAGCACTACCCTTATTTTTGGTTTTTATTTCAATTGCTTTGGTACATTTTCTGCATATAGATCAATATGGGATTAAAACAGTTGGGGAAATTCCTTCTGGTTTTCCGCCTATTTCCATGCCGTTTTGGAGTTGGGACTTGCTGGTGCAGTTATTGCCAGGTGCAGCCATGATCACCATGGTCAGTTTTGTTGAATCTATTTCGATTGCGCAAGCCACCGCTTTTCAACAACGTAGTGAATTAAATAGTAATCAAGAACTCGTTGCGCTGGGTTTAGCCAATTTTAGTGCAGGAATTACGGCTTCCTTCCCTGTTACGGGCAGTTTATCTCGTACAGTCGTCAATGCAGATGCAGGAGCCAGAACACCGATGGCAGGTGTATTGTCCTCTATTTTCATTGTGATCGTTAGCTTATATTTCACAGGTGTTTTTAAAGAGCTCCCTTTGGCAATACTGGCAGCAACAATTATTGTTTCGATTTGGAAGTTGGTGGATTTTAAGCCCTTTGTCGATTCTTGGCGCTATTCCAAAGCAGATGGAATTGCCATGTGGGTGACATTCTTTGGTGTTTTGTGTATCGATATTTCAACAGGTCTAATCATTGGTATTGTTTCGACGTTTCTATTACTGTTATGGCGAATCAGTCGTCCACATATCGCCGTGATTGGTTTGGTTGAAGGTACACAGCATTTCCGTAATATTTCACGTCATGATGTGTTGACCAGTACCAATATCGTGTCGATCCGTATTGATGAAAACCTAACTTTTTTAAATGCCAATACGCTCAAAGAATTTGTCATTTCAGAAGTGAGTAAACATCCAGATTTGCACCATGTTGTGATCAATTGCTCAAGTATTAGTAATATTGATTTGAGCGCACTTGAAACCTTAGAAGAAATTAATAATGAGTTGAATAAACTCAATATTCTAACCCATCTTTCTGAAGTCAAAGGTCCTGTGATGGATCGCTTAAAACAATCAAACCTCATTGATGAGTTAAGCGGTAAAATTTATTTAACTCATTATCAAGCGATGCATGAGTTAGATGCACAAACATTCTGTTAA
- the sstT gene encoding serine/threonine transporter SstT yields the protein MFAALARLSLVTRIIIAIILGFIVAFAFPSSAEYFNILGELFIKALKSVAPILVFVLVLASIANFKVGSGAGNLKPILGLYTIGMLLAAISAVIASTIFPSTLVFTHASDAALQPPGSVAEVLKNLLLSFITNPITALHEANFIGILAWAVGLGAALRHGSDTTKRVITDVADAVNSIIRIVIAFAPIGIFGLVVATFAQAGLDTLKNYAQLIAVLVGTMFFVALVINPLIVGFVMRKNPYPLVLKCLRESGITAFFTRSSAANIPVNLDLAKRLGVNETTANVAIPLGATINMAGAAVTITVLTLAAVHTLGIQVDAVTMIILSVVSVITACGASGVAGGSLLLIPIACGLFGIPSEIAMQVVAIGMVISVLQDSTETALNSSTDVLFTAAVDLSKK from the coding sequence ATGTTTGCTGCCCTAGCACGTTTAAGTTTAGTCACACGTATTATTATTGCCATTATTCTTGGTTTTATAGTGGCGTTTGCATTTCCAAGTTCAGCTGAATATTTCAATATTTTAGGTGAATTATTCATTAAGGCGTTGAAATCTGTTGCGCCAATTTTGGTCTTTGTATTGGTACTTGCCTCTATTGCCAATTTTAAAGTCGGTAGTGGTGCGGGAAATTTAAAACCTATTTTGGGTTTATACACCATTGGAATGTTACTTGCTGCAATCAGTGCAGTGATCGCAAGTACGATATTTCCAAGTACATTGGTATTTACCCATGCCTCTGATGCGGCTTTGCAACCACCAGGTAGTGTAGCTGAAGTTTTAAAGAATTTACTTTTAAGCTTTATTACCAATCCTATTACAGCTTTACATGAAGCAAACTTCATTGGGATTTTAGCTTGGGCTGTGGGTTTGGGTGCTGCATTACGTCATGGTTCAGATACTACCAAGCGTGTGATTACAGATGTTGCAGATGCAGTAAATTCAATCATTCGTATTGTGATTGCTTTTGCACCGATTGGTATTTTCGGTTTAGTTGTGGCAACTTTTGCACAAGCTGGACTCGATACTTTGAAAAATTACGCACAATTGATTGCAGTTCTAGTTGGCACAATGTTCTTTGTGGCTTTGGTAATCAATCCATTGATCGTGGGTTTCGTCATGCGTAAAAACCCATACCCTTTGGTTTTAAAATGTTTAAGAGAAAGTGGAATCACCGCATTCTTCACTCGTAGTTCGGCTGCCAATATTCCAGTGAACTTAGACTTGGCGAAACGCTTAGGTGTTAATGAAACCACAGCGAACGTTGCGATTCCATTAGGTGCAACGATTAACATGGCAGGTGCTGCTGTTACAATTACGGTGCTTACCCTTGCTGCTGTACATACGCTAGGTATTCAAGTTGATGCTGTGACCATGATTATTTTATCCGTGGTTTCTGTAATTACAGCATGCGGTGCTTCTGGTGTTGCTGGTGGTTCATTATTATTGATTCCGATTGCTTGTGGTCTGTTTGGTATCCCTTCTGAAATTGCTATGCAAGTAGTTGCAATTGGTATGGTGATCAGTGTGCTTCAAGATTCAACTGAAACTGCATTGAACTCTTCTACTGACGTCTTATTTACAGCAGCGGTAGATCTTTCTAAAAAGTAG
- a CDS encoding YoaK family protein, which produces MPLQHLPVWIQLGAFMLAVNAGMINVLGLITVLHQSISHMTGNASLLAQALIHQQFDILIYLTLILLSYILGSSYSGFILGNSHFELGRRYGVPLSLVGIFIFLCWLFIPNYPKYALLWASAAMGMQNAMVSHYKGTIIRTTHLSGVLTDLGLALGYYFRGFSSEKRRVILHLLILFGFIIGGMIATIIHPYLQLNAFLIPAGLSLSLSLVYWFIYFRHGSKHHS; this is translated from the coding sequence ATGCCTTTACAACATTTACCCGTCTGGATTCAACTTGGTGCTTTCATGCTTGCAGTCAATGCAGGCATGATTAATGTTTTAGGTTTAATCACCGTTTTACATCAGTCTATCTCTCACATGACGGGGAATGCCAGTCTGCTTGCTCAAGCGCTGATTCATCAACAGTTTGATATACTTATTTATCTAACGCTGATTCTGCTCAGTTATATACTGGGTTCAAGTTATAGTGGTTTTATCTTGGGCAATAGCCATTTTGAGCTTGGGCGTCGTTATGGCGTACCACTCAGTTTGGTCGGCATTTTTATTTTCCTATGCTGGTTATTTATTCCCAATTACCCGAAATATGCCCTACTTTGGGCAAGTGCTGCGATGGGAATGCAAAATGCGATGGTTAGCCATTATAAAGGCACGATTATTCGTACAACTCATCTTTCAGGTGTTTTAACTGACCTCGGATTGGCTTTGGGTTATTATTTCCGAGGATTCTCAAGTGAAAAACGCCGTGTCATACTACATTTGCTTATTCTTTTTGGATTTATTATCGGTGGAATGATTGCCACCATCATTCATCCTTATTTACAATTGAATGCATTTCTTATTCCCGCAGGCTTAAGTTTGAGTTTAAGTCTGGTGTATTGGTTCATTTATTTTCGGCATGGTTCGAAACATCATTCATAG
- a CDS encoding DUF2058 domain-containing protein, translated as MVKNALQAQLLKAGLVDNKKAKKLSKQAQHEQRTGQSNEAELKAKIEQDKQEKISKDQALNQEKQKVLDEKALKASIIQMIAQHKIKDTDGEVVYQFIDGTIKKVYLNQQIYNALVSGSLVIAKESDHYAFLPKALAERINEKMTGFIISTNAEKNEQVTDEEDPYAAYVIPDDLMW; from the coding sequence ATGGTCAAAAATGCATTGCAAGCACAGTTATTAAAAGCTGGCTTAGTTGACAATAAAAAGGCAAAAAAATTGTCAAAACAGGCTCAACATGAGCAACGCACTGGTCAAAGTAATGAAGCGGAATTAAAAGCAAAAATTGAGCAAGATAAACAAGAAAAAATTTCTAAAGATCAAGCGTTAAACCAAGAGAAACAAAAGGTTTTAGATGAAAAAGCCTTAAAAGCATCGATCATTCAAATGATTGCACAGCATAAAATTAAAGATACGGATGGTGAAGTTGTTTATCAATTTATTGATGGTACGATTAAAAAAGTTTATTTGAATCAGCAAATATATAATGCTCTTGTTTCAGGTAGCTTAGTGATTGCCAAAGAAAGTGATCATTATGCATTTTTACCAAAAGCTTTGGCAGAACGTATCAATGAGAAAATGACCGGCTTTATCATTAGCACCAATGCAGAGAAAAATGAACAAGTTACAGATGAAGAAGATCCATACGCAGCCTATGTCATTCCTGATGATTTAATGTGGTAA